From the genome of Labrus bergylta chromosome 4, fLabBer1.1, whole genome shotgun sequence, one region includes:
- the LOC109981497 gene encoding tissue factor, translating to MASQKTLLYLGLFLFAEIITAADPNSKAENVRWTSLDFKTMLTWTSKTPQQTYTVKFSRPEGDWYEARNCLGTASECDLSAELKPFNEFYTADILTDNEDHDSDYGHDEFQHTESTPFNPYRDSNISAVEFSVRALSSSTVRLNIIDTLTSVHEGSKQLTIRDIFTKDLKYKIIYTKSGNTGNRENISDSSRAEVTKLDAATSYCFMVAAYIPSRPTSTQLGAWSRQLCEKTHGESSSMHELSMGALVAVIFVLLTVFIIIVTVTALCCKKRQQTEKSLQTTQSQTSAPV from the exons ATGGCCTCTCAGAAAACTTTACTTTATCTGGGACTGTTTCTGTTTGCTGAAATCATCACTGCTGCAG ATCCAAACTCCAAAGCGGAGAACGTTCGTTGGACATCCCTGGACTTTAAAACCATGCTGACCTGGACCAGCAAAACACCTCAGCAGACGTACACTGTAAAATTCTCTCG GCCTGAAGGTGACTGGTATGAGGCTCGTAACTGCCTTGGGACAGCGTCAGAGTGTGATTTGTCTGCGGAGCTCAAACCTTTTAACGA GTTTTACACTGCTGACATCCTCACAGACAATGAAGACCATGACAGCGACTACGGTCACGATGAGTTCCAGCACACTGAGTCCACACCCTTTAACCCTTATAGAGACA GTAACATCAGCGCTGTGGAGTTCAGCGTGCGTGCCCTCAGTTCGAGCACAGTACGGCTCAACATCATCGACACTCTGACCAGCGTGCACGAGGGCTCCAAGCAGCTCACCATCAGAGACATCTTTACAAAAGACCTCAAGTATAAGATCATCTACACCAAGTCTGGGAATACAGGCAAT agagagaacatATCTGACAGCAGTAGGGCGGAGGTGACCAAGCTGGACGCAGCTACCAGTTACTGCTTCATGGTCGCAGCTTACATCCCCTCCAGACCAACGAGCACCCAGCTGGGAGCGTGGAGCAGGCAGCTGTGTGAGAAAACACACGGAGAAAGCAGCAGCATGCAtg AGCTGAGTATGGGAGCATTGGTCGCTGTGATCTTCGTCCTGCTCacagtcttcatcatcatcgtcacgGTAACCGCCCTCTGCTGCAAAAAACGccaacagacagagaaaagccTCCAGACAACTCAGTCTCAGACGTCAGCTCCTGTTTAG